In a genomic window of Streptomyces katrae:
- a CDS encoding VOC family protein, protein MLSAVDHVQLAAPPGSEDRLRAYYQGVLGMTEISKPPVLAARGGCWFAAGAVQLHLGVEEDFRPARKAHPGLRVTGIEEYAGRLRARGADVVWDDNLPGHRRFYSHDPVGNRLEFLEPLPGH, encoded by the coding sequence GTGCTGAGCGCAGTCGACCACGTCCAGCTCGCCGCACCCCCCGGATCGGAGGACCGGCTCCGCGCCTACTACCAAGGCGTCCTGGGCATGACCGAGATCTCCAAACCCCCCGTCCTCGCCGCGCGCGGGGGCTGCTGGTTCGCCGCGGGCGCGGTACAGCTGCACCTGGGGGTGGAAGAGGACTTCCGGCCCGCCCGCAAGGCACACCCCGGACTGCGCGTCACCGGCATCGAGGAGTACGCCGGCAGACTCCGCGCACGCGGAGCGGACGTCGTCTGGGACGACAACCTGCCGGGCCACCGGCGCTTCTACTCGCACGACCCCGTCGGCAACCGGCTGGAGTTCCTCGAACCCCTCCCCGGCCACTGA
- a CDS encoding TetR/AcrR family transcriptional regulator: protein MMGDVAIDGSSTSSDKPRRGRRVRMTGAERRQQLLDIGRTLFAEKGFEGTSVEEIAAKAGVSKPVVYEHFGGKEGLYAVVVDREMRQLLDGVTGALTAGHPRELLEQAAFALLDYIENYTDGFRILVRDSPVAQSTGTFASLISDIATQVEDILGLEFKARGFDPKLAPLYAQALVGMVALTGQWWVETRRPKKAEVAAHLVNLAWHGLENLEARPRLVGHRKS, encoded by the coding sequence ATGATGGGGGACGTGGCGATCGACGGCAGCAGTACCAGCAGCGACAAGCCCAGGCGGGGACGCCGGGTCCGGATGACGGGCGCCGAGCGGCGCCAGCAACTGCTGGACATCGGCCGCACCCTGTTCGCCGAGAAGGGGTTCGAGGGCACCTCGGTGGAGGAGATCGCGGCCAAGGCCGGGGTGTCCAAGCCGGTGGTGTACGAGCACTTCGGCGGCAAGGAGGGCCTGTACGCGGTCGTCGTGGACCGTGAGATGCGCCAGCTGCTGGACGGGGTGACGGGCGCGCTGACGGCCGGGCATCCGCGGGAGCTGCTGGAGCAGGCGGCGTTCGCGCTGCTGGACTACATCGAGAACTACACGGACGGGTTCCGGATCCTGGTGCGGGACTCTCCCGTGGCGCAGTCGACGGGCACGTTCGCTTCGCTGATCAGTGACATCGCCACGCAGGTGGAGGACATCCTGGGCCTGGAGTTCAAGGCGCGGGGTTTTGATCCGAAGCTGGCGCCGCTGTACGCGCAGGCGCTGGTGGGGATGGTGGCGCTGACGGGCCAGTGGTGGGTGGAGACGCGGCGGCCGAAGAAGGCGGAGGTGGCGGCGCACCTGGTGAACCTGGCCTGGCACGGGCTGGAGAACCTGGAGGCCCGGCCGCGGCTGGTGGGCCACCGCAAGAGCTGA
- a CDS encoding acyl-CoA desaturase → MTLSTDLMEGASASSGSPVPSATRGGEQKRSVEQVALLLFITVPFLALLAAVPLAWGWGVSWLDLGLMVFMYFLACHGITIGFHRYFTHGSFKAKRPLRVALAVMGSLAVEGPLVRWVADHRKHHKFSDHEGDPHSPWRFGESVPALMKGLWWAHIGWLFDEEQTDQQKYAPDLIRDPVIRRISRDFILWTAVSLAVPPLVGGLVTMSWWGAFTAFFWGSLVRVALLHHVTWSINSICHAVGKRPFRSRDRSGNVWWLAVLSCGESWHNLHHADPTSARHGVLRGQVDSSARLIRWFELAGWASDVRWPSGARIDARRRGKSSNAA, encoded by the coding sequence ATGACCCTCAGTACCGATCTGATGGAGGGCGCTTCGGCGTCTTCCGGTAGTCCAGTGCCGTCCGCGACGCGCGGCGGCGAGCAGAAGCGTTCCGTGGAGCAGGTGGCGCTGCTCCTGTTCATCACCGTGCCGTTCCTGGCGTTGCTGGCGGCGGTGCCGCTGGCCTGGGGCTGGGGGGTGAGCTGGCTGGACCTCGGTCTGATGGTGTTCATGTACTTCCTGGCGTGCCATGGGATCACCATCGGTTTCCACCGCTATTTCACGCACGGTTCCTTCAAGGCGAAGCGGCCGCTGAGGGTCGCGCTGGCGGTGATGGGGTCGCTCGCGGTGGAGGGGCCGCTGGTGCGCTGGGTGGCGGACCACCGCAAGCACCACAAGTTCTCCGATCACGAGGGTGACCCGCATTCGCCGTGGCGGTTCGGGGAGAGCGTGCCGGCGCTGATGAAGGGCCTGTGGTGGGCGCATATCGGCTGGCTGTTCGACGAGGAGCAGACGGACCAGCAGAAGTACGCGCCGGATCTGATCCGGGATCCGGTGATCCGGCGGATCAGCCGTGACTTCATCCTCTGGACGGCGGTGTCGCTGGCGGTCCCGCCGCTGGTGGGGGGCCTGGTGACGATGTCGTGGTGGGGGGCGTTCACGGCGTTCTTCTGGGGTTCGCTGGTGCGGGTGGCGCTGCTGCACCATGTGACGTGGTCGATCAATTCGATCTGTCATGCGGTGGGCAAGCGGCCGTTCCGTTCGCGGGACCGCAGCGGCAACGTGTGGTGGCTGGCGGTGCTGTCGTGCGGGGAGTCCTGGCACAACCTGCACCACGCGGATCCGACGTCGGCGCGGCACGGTGTGCTGCGCGGGCAGGTGGACTCGAGTGCGCGGCTGATCAGGTGGTTCGAGCTGGCGGGCTGGGCCTCGGACGTGCGCTGGCCGTCGGGGGCGAGGATCGACGCCCGGCGCAGGGGCAAGAGCTCGAACGCGGCATGA